Proteins found in one Acipenser ruthenus chromosome 18, fAciRut3.2 maternal haplotype, whole genome shotgun sequence genomic segment:
- the LOC117431907 gene encoding protein TUNAR: MVITVGNDEEKGIQEKESKEESILAMLGIIGTVLNLFVIIFVYIYTTL; this comes from the coding sequence ATGGTAATCACTGTTGGCAATGATGAAGAAAAGGGCATTCAAGAGAAGGAAAGCAAGGAAGAATCCATACTGGCAATGCTTGGCATTATTGGGACCGTCCTCAATTTATTCGTCATCATTTTTGTGTACATATATACAACATTATGA
- the LOC117969711 gene encoding uncharacterized protein C14orf132 yields MDLSFMAAQIPVIGGAFMDSPNDDYSVDHSLFNSSASVHAAALTAQNQQEESQPVSSDAIWLWIAIIATIGNIVVVGVVYAFTF; encoded by the exons ATGGATCTTTCATTTATGGCTGCGCAG ATTCCTGTAATAGGAGGGGCCTTTATGGATTCCCCCAATGATGATTACAGTGTGGATCACTCTTTGTTTAATTCCTCAGCCAGCGTCCATGCAGCTGCTCTCACAGCCCAGAACCAACAGGAAGAGTCGCAGCCCGTCTCCAGTGATGCCATCTGGTTATGGATTGCAATCATCGCTACCATTGGAAATATCGTTGTTGTAGGGGTAGTGTAtgcctttacattttaa